The proteins below come from a single Bactrocera neohumeralis isolate Rockhampton unplaced genomic scaffold, APGP_CSIRO_Bneo_wtdbg2-racon-allhic-juicebox.fasta_v2 ctg3289, whole genome shotgun sequence genomic window:
- the LOC126766957 gene encoding LOW QUALITY PROTEIN: uncharacterized protein LOC126766957 (The sequence of the model RefSeq protein was modified relative to this genomic sequence to represent the inferred CDS: inserted 2 bases in 2 codons): LIRAVEEQTQKVTASLMTSRMHSMDGDADSDKENSGASQTAAKDGTQGMATPVRPNGSLKVVTKGDIEVDGALTVQIYDVRASAKKRSRPIREISQAIADETAKAAVSKPTGSRSRSRKGSRSAVASRLPSRASSLGSTGNGRRPRKTAKQMASSTSGGFDPVDEDDNLFRSNGWWTEHRSYQPERRQRRLSLQDTLNTSGAAGATTVSTSHSGKTGTSKGRPLLSSAPGVMESSLVTASLTASVTTSRRATPRGRSTSKAVKKRMPLRRRRRRVAPDVQLSCAHRTKEQRFHRRRNAPVADTFAAAATKKSPKHADAGGEVVDVDEERESMSSFESLAKTDRRREAVARGGGSAHVAVVHAVGGARVAVGKLPLDDHGGPGALQHHVAGGGASEVRLARPQVQRAVSDPQQKNASPSTSTSAPAPAAASSIRTAPRCATRARNGRSWRWAGNPQTKRNQKKKGTAAEAKTARSDGSGRRRGRGAHRDADAEVDDLGDDAIDQGPVNLSLSRGLGGGRKTAPQDSFSAAARGGGAKKTSTHMSIAAMHQRVMGSGYDAEDILLPTDGGEGKRRPSAGRIDTPVDNVPEGPWRPFAKLRREVAALSDQTLTTEEREVILHGEWVRYFYLYPNPEQNALPASPEDDXPFCFVYHIQPGRTGAVFLSSEFPMHSAVFSLMERQLFVVDQVNTLADEDVTRATTLVKAKSTAGLSTAYHALQEIVAYDTNLTKQRRAPGTVSVYQAPRSAYGCHGEPYVFVRWFRFNEDRSLSAFLLSNGAVQXFVNNEFELRWFDENRKFLVRSNGMCEVVGDSTFALAPAINQLLYGSFDA, from the exons CTCATCCGGGCGGTGGAGGAGCAGACGCAGAAGGTGACGGCATCGCTCATGACGAGCCGCATGCATTCCATGGACGGCGATGCAGACTCGGACAAGGAGAATAGTGGTGCCTCCCAGACAGCGGCCAAGGACGGCACTCAGGGCATGGCGACGCCCGTGCGTCCCAACGGTTCGCTGAAAGTGGTCACAAAGGGCGACATCGAGGTCGACGGTGCGCTAACGGTGCAGATTTATGACGTCCGCGCTAGCGCCAAGAAACGTAGCAGACCCATTCGCGAGATCTCGCAGGCGATCGCCGATGAGACCGCCAAAGCCGCCGTCTCCAAGCCGACCGGCTCCCGCTCCCGGTCACGAAAAGGCTCGCGCTCCGCCGTGGCCTCGCGGCTCCCGTCACGGGCGAGCTCACTCGGTAGCACTGGCAATGGCCGCCGCCCACgaaaaacagcaaaacaaatggcATCTTCAACGTCAGGCGGCTTTGACCCGGTTGACGAGGACGACAACCTCTTTCGATCTAACGGATGGTGGACGGAGCACCGATCCTACCAGCCGGAGCGCCGGCAGCGGCGCCTTTCGCTGCAGGACACCTTGAACACGTCGGGAGCTGCCGGTGCCACCACCGTGTCAACGTCGCACAGTGGGAAGACCGGCACCTCGAAGGGCCGTCCACTGCTTTCTAGCGCCCCTGGCGTTATGGAGTCTTCCCTTGTGACGGCGTCGTTGACG GCGTCTGTGACCACATCGAGACGCGCGACGCCCCGCGGACGCAGCACCAGTAAGGCGGTAAAAAAGAGAATGCCGCTGAGGCGGCGACGGCGGCGGGTTGCACCGGATGTGCAACTGTCCTGTGCGCATCGCACCAAGGAGCAACGTTTCCACCGACG ACGGAATGCACCAGTCGCAGACACTTTTGCTGCGGCCGCCACGAAAAAGTCACCAAAACACGCGGACGCTGGCGGAGAGGTTGTTGATGTTGACGAGGAAAGGGAGAGTATGTCCTCTTTTGAGTCTCTCGCAAAAACCGATCGACGCCGCGAGGCTGTTGCGCGAGGAGGCGGCTCGGCGCATGTTGCTGTCGTCCACGCTGTTGGTGGAGCACGAGTGGCTGTTGGCAAGCTTCCGCTTGACGATCACGGAGGACCAGGAGCGCTACAACATCACGTGGCTGGCGGAGGAGCAAGCGAAGTCCGCCTCGCACGCCCACAAGTTCAAAGAGCTGTTTCAGATCCCCAACAAAAA AATGCTTCGCCGAGTACGAGCACAAGTGCACCTGCACCTGCTGCGGCATCGTCCATCCGAACAGCTCCGCGCTGCGCGACACGTGCGCGTAACGGGAGGTCGTGGAGGTGGGCAGGCAATCCGCAAACAAAACGGAACCAAAAGAAGAAGGGCACCGCCGCCGAAGCGAAGACGGCTCGCAGCGATGGAAGTGGCCGCCGACGAGGCCGTGGAGCCCATCGTGACGCAGACGCGGAGGTGGACGACCTCGGCGACGACGCGATCGACCAAGGTCCCGTGAACCTCTCCCTCTCCCGCGGGTTGGGGGGTGGCCGGAAGACAGCGCCACAAGACTCCTTTTCGGCTGCTGCGCGGGGCGGCGGCGCAAAGAAGACCTCCACGCACATGTCGATCGCCGCCATGCACCAGCGCGTGATGGGCAGCGGCTACGATGCGGAGGACATCCTTCTGCCAACGGATGGTGGTGAAGGGAAGCGACGCCCGAGTGCGGGTCGCATCGACACGCCCGTCGACAACGTCCCGGAAGGCCCGTGGCGCCCTTTTGCAAAGCTACGACGCGAGGTCGCCGCTCTTTCGGATCAGACGCTGACGACGGAGGAGCGCGAAGTGATTCTTCACGGAGAGTGGGTGCGCTACTTTTACCTGTACCCCAACCCCGAGCAGAACGCTCTCCCCGCCTCGCCTGAAGACG GGCCCTTTTGCTTTGTCTATCACATCCAACCCGGTCGGACCGGGGCGGTGTTCCTCTCGAGTGAGTTTCCCATGCACTCGGCGGTGTTCTCTTTGATGGAGCGGCAGCTCTTCGTTGTTGACCAGGTGAACACCCTCGCGGACGAAGACGTCACACGCGCGACCACCCTGGTCAAGGCGAAGAGTACCGCTGGCCTCAGTACCGCCTACCACGCACTGCAAGAGATCGTCGCGTATGACACAAATCTCACGAAGCAGCGGCGGGCGCCCGGTACGGTGTCCGTGTACCAGGCCCCGCGCAGCGCATACGGCTGCCACGGAGAACCGTACGTGTTCGTGCGTTGGTTCCGCTTCAACGAGGATCGATCCCTGAGCGCCTTCCTCCTGTCCAACGGGGCTGTCC GTTTTGTAAACAACGAATTTGAGCTGCGCTGGTTCGATGAGAACCGCAAGTTCCTCGTCCGCAGCAACGGCATGTGTGAGGTGGTGGGCGACAGCACCTTTGCCCTTGCCCCAGCCATCAACCAGCTCCTCTACGGCAGCTTTGATGCCTAA
- the LOC126766956 gene encoding uncharacterized protein LOC126766956, whose product METFRERTLATRYQPRQRLPENFPEILKEYAREVLRAQPEDILAWSADYFRQLALETDPLQPQRPPSGHYAPVVEDEDSEILIQKMVKTFSAAAESTDGSIPASVADQLLRESFQLTPTQVLYIMTSTFSMVDEEGTLLIEPFCRGSARAIQYFQATGEDFSFTEEESENTTVHGLNRKDVEGDFFRMFRMLDEAQTGWLPFADYCNSLINAPYHLTQRDVRALCMQCERNENDEVNYEKERSRWFDLLRLTEQFELFDLNSSDDEDAEQ is encoded by the coding sequence ATGGAGACCTTCCGCGAGCGCACATTGGCTACCCGCTATCAGCCGAGGCAGCGCCTTCCGGAGAACTTTCCAGAGATCTTGAAGGAGTATGCAAGGGAGGTGCTTCGCGCGCAGCCAGAGGACATTCTGGCGTGGAGCGCTGACTACTTTCGGCAACTGGCATTAGAGACGGATCCTCTGCAGCCGCAGCGGCCGCCGTCGGGCCACTACGCCCCGGTTGTCGAGGACGAAGACAGCGAGATTCTCATTCAAAAAATGGTGAAGACGTTTTCAGCCGCTGCCGAGAGCACTGACGGCTCTATTCCCGCGTCCGTGGCTGATCAGCTCCTGCGTGAGAGCTTCCAGCTGACGCCGACGCAGGTACTCTATATCATGACCTCCACCTTCAGCATGGTCGACGAGGAGGGCACGCTTCTCATTGAGCCTTTTTGCCGTGGCAGCGCTCGCGCAATCCAGTACTTCCAGGCCACCGGCGAGGACTTCAGCTTCACCGAGGAAGAAAGTGAGAACACCACGGTCCACGGTCTCAATCGCAAGGACGTTGAGGGCGACTTCTTCCGTATGTTCCGCATGCTCGACGAAGCCCAAACCGGCTGGCTGCCGTTCGCTGACTACTGCAACTCCCTCATCAACGCCCCGTACCACCTAACGCAGCGCGACGTCCGTGCGCTCTGCATGCAGTGCGAGCGCAACGAAAATGACGAGGTCAACTACGAGAAGGAGCGTTCTCGCTGGTTTGACTTGCTGCGACTCACAGAGCAATTTGAGCTGTTTGACTTGAATAGCTCTGACGACGAGGATGCGGAGCAGTAG
- the LOC126766954 gene encoding LOW QUALITY PROTEIN: uncharacterized protein LOC126766954 (The sequence of the model RefSeq protein was modified relative to this genomic sequence to represent the inferred CDS: deleted 1 base in 1 codon) — protein sequence MNVESLLGLAQSAVDVGNIKAACEFYDVALSKSPNNDEVLEAYAEIMIHYGQDLPRAQQMLRHAIEVNPNHGYVKYLNLAQLCEAEEALQCYKKAYDIASLMLHGCRKKKAKKTLNETMATMCCASAELYLTDLCFSENAEQNCEELVNRALQHNADGVEAHQLQASLRLSQNRPEDALASLRQAVDLTHRLSEEHQPTYESKIELGRLLMQVNPDEAFKYLLEVLQLGDNNPYVWFLLGESARLRKRLHDSARLLRRARVMLVVSEGDATSLAEVDNAIAVLVGDMGGPEEAAKVPDMDHPNPIDLLQPEDDEGNEEGGDEDEPEPYWESCDDEDA from the exons ATGAATGTGGAATCGCTTTTAGGTCTTGCCCAGAGCGCCGTGGACGTTGGCAACATCAAAGCGGCCTGCGAGTTTTACGATGTCGCCCTCTCCAAATCTCCCAACAACGATGAGGTTCTTGAGGCCTACGCCGAGATCATGATTCACTACGGGCAGGACCTTCCCCGAGCGCAGCAGATGCTCCGTCACGCCATTGAGGTGAACCCCAACCATGGCTATGTCAAGTACCTGAACCTAGCACAGCTGTGCGAGGCCGAGGAGGCGCTGCAGTGCTAC AAAAAGGCGTACGACATCGCGAGTCTCATGCTGCACGGCTGCCGGAAGAAGAAGGCGAAGAAGACGCTCAACGAAACCATGGCGACGATGTGCTGCGCTTCCGCGGAGCTGTACTTGACGGATCTCTGCTTCTCTGAAAACGCGGAGCAGAACTGCGAGGAGCTGGTGAACCGCGCGCTGCAGCACAACGCGGACGGCGTCGAGGCGCATCAGCTGCAGGCATCGCTGCGCCTCAGCCAAAACCGCCCCGAGGACGCGTTGGCCTCGCTCCGGCAGGCAGTGGACCTCACCCACCGGCTGAGCGAGGAGCACCAGCCGACCTACGAGTCCAAGATTGAACTGGGCCGACTGCTCATGCAGGTGAACCCGGATGAGGCGTTCAAGTACCTCCTTGAGGTGCTGCAACTGGGCGACAACAACCCGTACGTCTGGTTCTTACTGGGCGAGAGCGCGCGCCTACGGAAGCGACTCCACGACTCCGCACGGCTGCTGCGACGCGCGCGCGTGATGCTTGTAGTGTCCGAAGGCGACGCCACGTCTCTGGCGGAGGTGGATAACGCAATTGCGGTCCTCGTTGGCGACATGGGCGGCCCGGAGGAGGCGGCCAAGGTGCCCGACATGGACCACCCCAATCCTATCGACCTCCTACAGCCCGAAGACGACGAAGGAAACGAGGAGGGAGGCGACGAAGATGAGCCGGAGCCGTACTGGGAGTCTTGCGATGACGAGGACGCCTAA